TCAGGGGCGTGCCGGGCAGGACGGGTACTGCGCTGCCGATGGACTCTTCGAGCTCCCGGCTGAAGAGGGGAGCATAGACGGTCTGATCTGCCTGGGACCGGAGTCGCCCCAGCAGCGCCGCGTACCCGCCCGCGTCGAAGGTGTCTGGCGCGCCCTTGCGGTCCCGGCGGCCCAAGCGCTCCAGCTCGGCATTGGCGAGGTGAAAGCCGTCCATTCCCACCAGGGCGGCCTCTTTTCCGAGGATCCCGGTAAGCGCTTCACAAAGGGTGGACTTCCCGACTCCAGGGGCGCCCGTGACGCCCAGGACCCGCCGCTCCCCCGGAACGATGGTCTGATGGGCGAGGGCCACGAGGTCCGCCAGCGTCGCCCGTACGGCCGCAGGGCCGGCAGTGGAGGCCAGCGGGCTCACTTCACGGCTCCGAAGCTGAGGCCGCGCACGAGTTGACGCTGGGCGATCCAGCCGAAGACGAGGACGGGCAGGACAACCAGAGTGGCGGCAGCGCTGAGTTGGGCCCAGAACAGGCCCTGGCTGGTCTTGAACTGTCCGATAAACACGCTCAGGGGAGCCGCCTGCGCGTTGGTGAGGTTCAGGGCGAAGAACACCTCGTTCCACGCAAAGATCAGGCACAGCAGCGCGGTGGCGAAGACGCCGGGCATGGAGAGCGGCAGCGCGATATTGAAAAACTCACGTGCCACGGACGCGCCGTCCACCTTGGCCGCCTCGTAGATGGCGTGGGGAATCTCGGTCATGTAGGAGTGCATCATCCAGACCACCAGCGGCAGGTTCATGGTGGTGTACATCAGGATCAGGCCCGGCAGCGTGTCAAGCAGGTGCAGGTCGCGGTAGATCAGGAACAGCGGCACGATCACGCCCACGGCGGGCATGAACTTGGTGCTGAGCATCCAGCTCAGCACGCCCTGTGCGCGCCGGGTGGGGTACACCGCCAGCGCGAAGGCGGCGGGCAGCCCCAGCACGAACGCCAGCAGGGTCGAGCCCAGCGCGGCGGCGAGGCTGTTGCGCAGCGCCGGGAAGTAGCCGCCCAGCGCCTTCTCGAAGTTCTCCAACGTCGGGGTGAAGAGGAAGACGGGTGGGGTGGCAAACGCCTGCGCCTCGGTCTTGAAGGCCGCCAGGATCATCCAGATCAGCGGAAACAGGAAGGCGAGCGCGATCAGGTAGGTCAGCAGGGTCAGGACCCCGTTGCGAGCGCGCAGGCGGGACCCCTGCGCGCGGGCCTGGTTCTGGGAACTGGAAAGTGTGGTCACGTCATTCTCCCCGACTGGAGCGGCTGCGGCTGATAAAACGCAGCAGGTACACGGCCAGAATATTGGTGAGCACCACCGTGATCACACCCGCGGCGCTCGCCAGGCCGATGTTGTACTCGGCAAAGGCCTTCTGGTAGATGAAGTACGGCAAGTTGGTGGTGGCGATGCCGGGGCCGCCCGAGGTGGAACCGTAGATCTCACCGTAGACCTGCAGCAGCGCGATGGTTTCCATCAGCACCACCACCTGGATGGCCTGGGACCAGTGGGGCAGCACGATGTGCCGGAACTCCTGCATCACGGAGGCGCCGTCGAGGCGAGCGGCTTCGAGCTGGTCATCCGGCAGGCTCTGCAGGCCGGTCAGCAGGATCAGCATGGCGAAGGGCATCCACTCCCAGGTGACCATGGCGATCACGCTGCCCATCGGGTGCTGCGCCAGAAAGTCGATGGGTTGCAGGCCCAGCTTCAGCATTCCCCAGGAGAAGAAGCCCGATACCGGGTTGAGCAGCATGTTCTTCCAGACCACCGCCGTGACGATGGGCATGACCAGAAACGAGCTGATCATCAGGGTGCGCAGCAGGGCGCGGCCGGGAAACTCGCGGTTGAGCAGCAGCGCCATCGCCCCGCCGATCAGCAGGGTCAGCAGGAGGGTGCCCACCGCCAGCCCGAGCGTGTTGAGCACGATGTGGAAGTTCTCGGGGTTGGTCAGGAGGTTGGCGTAGTTCTCCAGCCCGATGAAGGGGCGGGAGGAAGGATCCACCAGGTTGTAGCGGAAAAACGAGTAGTACACCGTCATGAAAAACGGCACCTGCGTGGTCAGGATCAGGTACAGCATCGCGGGCCAGATCAGGGCGGCGGGGCTCAGCCGCAACCCACGCTTCTGCGCGGGAGGCACCTGGGCGGCCGTCAGGGGTGCGGGGGCTATCGTCATGGATACACCTTCGCTGGGAGA
This is a stretch of genomic DNA from Deinococcus hopiensis KR-140. It encodes these proteins:
- a CDS encoding nucleoside/nucleotide kinase family protein, whose product is MSPLASTAGPAAVRATLADLVALAHQTIVPGERRVLGVTGAPGVGKSTLCEALTGILGKEAALVGMDGFHLANAELERLGRRDRKGAPDTFDAGGYAALLGRLRSQADQTVYAPLFSRELEESIGSAVPVLPGTPLILTEGNYLLLDEGPWREVRGQLDAVWFLELGEDVRLQRLVARHEAFGKAPDEARRWAERVDGRNAALIDATRARADLIVELVD
- a CDS encoding carbohydrate ABC transporter permease, which gives rise to MTTLSSSQNQARAQGSRLRARNGVLTLLTYLIALAFLFPLIWMILAAFKTEAQAFATPPVFLFTPTLENFEKALGGYFPALRNSLAAALGSTLLAFVLGLPAAFALAVYPTRRAQGVLSWMLSTKFMPAVGVIVPLFLIYRDLHLLDTLPGLILMYTTMNLPLVVWMMHSYMTEIPHAIYEAAKVDGASVAREFFNIALPLSMPGVFATALLCLIFAWNEVFFALNLTNAQAAPLSVFIGQFKTSQGLFWAQLSAAATLVVLPVLVFGWIAQRQLVRGLSFGAVK
- a CDS encoding carbohydrate ABC transporter permease translates to MTIAPAPLTAAQVPPAQKRGLRLSPAALIWPAMLYLILTTQVPFFMTVYYSFFRYNLVDPSSRPFIGLENYANLLTNPENFHIVLNTLGLAVGTLLLTLLIGGAMALLLNREFPGRALLRTLMISSFLVMPIVTAVVWKNMLLNPVSGFFSWGMLKLGLQPIDFLAQHPMGSVIAMVTWEWMPFAMLILLTGLQSLPDDQLEAARLDGASVMQEFRHIVLPHWSQAIQVVVLMETIALLQVYGEIYGSTSGGPGIATTNLPYFIYQKAFAEYNIGLASAAGVITVVLTNILAVYLLRFISRSRSSRGE